A genomic window from Candidatus Omnitrophota bacterium includes:
- a CDS encoding CoA-binding protein — translation MENLVKDFLKQKRFAVVGSFRNEIKFAYKILVNLTEKGYEVFPVNPRLREVEGRVCYKTISDIPYSVDVANIVTPPLVTESILKECLQKGIRRAWLQPGAESQASIKFCHDNDIKVVHGICVMLESLK, via the coding sequence ATGGAAAATTTAGTTAAAGATTTTCTAAAACAGAAACGATTCGCTGTAGTGGGATCATTCAGGAATGAAATCAAATTCGCCTATAAGATTTTAGTTAATTTAACAGAAAAAGGCTATGAGGTTTTTCCTGTTAATCCACGTTTGAGGGAAGTTGAGGGCAGAGTTTGTTATAAAACTATAAGCGATATTCCATATAGTGTGGATGTCGCTAATATTGTTACACCTCCGTTAGTAACTGAAAGCATTTTAAAAGAATGCCTGCAAAAAGGCATAAGAAGAGCCTGGCTTCAGCCTGGGGCAGAGAGCCAGGCTTCCATCAAGTTTTGTCATGATAACGATATTAAAGTAGTTCATGGCATTTGCGTAATGTTGGAATCGTTGAAATAA
- a CDS encoding DUF2099 family protein → MDSINKRDIHVLKYFSSFVSVSYGQVINITEPTLRFCPLAKHLCKDFSKIQGNDKEAVKSAIESKIEDYGFFTDNRELSCGDVSIPYGASEMLMFALRKSAIDAAVVVCEGAGTVITDAPEVVQGIGARMNSLLLTSPIKGIIGKLKTAGCRIVSENALIDQFQGVKEAIKAGYKTIAVTISGDSAENLKRLRLLEKENSVKIISLVVCTTGITNDKITMIRDYADLVWSCASFDVRQMIGPLAIIQLSKQIPVFVLTKNGVDFVSAYADESGNINSLDTKKQYLFSNEHSGQCVHLGNFKVFISESKLPVNAQSMLSFEDKTSTRLYR, encoded by the coding sequence ATGGATTCCATAAATAAGCGGGATATTCACGTATTAAAATATTTTTCATCCTTTGTGAGCGTATCTTACGGGCAAGTAATTAATATTACCGAGCCAACGCTTAGGTTTTGTCCATTAGCAAAACATCTGTGTAAAGATTTTAGCAAAATACAAGGTAACGATAAGGAAGCTGTTAAAAGCGCAATTGAATCAAAAATAGAAGATTATGGTTTTTTCACTGATAATAGAGAGCTTTCCTGCGGAGATGTTTCAATTCCATATGGGGCCTCAGAGATGCTTATGTTCGCGCTGAGAAAGAGCGCGATTGACGCGGCAGTTGTAGTCTGTGAAGGGGCCGGTACAGTTATCACGGACGCGCCGGAAGTTGTTCAAGGTATAGGCGCTCGAATGAATAGCTTGTTGCTAACATCGCCAATTAAAGGCATTATTGGTAAACTTAAAACTGCCGGTTGCCGAATAGTATCTGAAAACGCGCTTATTGATCAGTTTCAAGGGGTTAAGGAAGCGATAAAAGCAGGGTATAAAACTATCGCCGTTACTATAAGTGGAGATTCGGCTGAGAATTTAAAGAGGCTGCGTTTATTAGAAAAAGAAAACAGCGTTAAAATAATTTCATTGGTGGTATGCACAACTGGTATAACTAATGATAAGATTACTATGATACGCGATTACGCTGACTTGGTGTGGAGCTGCGCTTCTTTTGATGTGCGCCAGATGATCGGGCCTTTGGCGATAATACAGCTTTCCAAACAAATACCAGTTTTTGTCTTAACCAAGAACGGAGTTGATTTTGTTTCTGCCTACGCGGACGAAAGCGGAAACATTAATAGTTTGGATACAAAAAAGCAATACCTTTTTTCAAATGAGCACAGCGGGCAATGTGTTCATTTAGGAAACTTTAAGGTATTTATTAGCGAGTCTAAACTGCCAGTTAATGCCCAGAGCATGCTGAGTTTTGAAGATAAAACGAGTACGCGCCTGTATAGATAG
- the hydG gene encoding [FeFe] hydrogenase H-cluster radical SAM maturase HydG: MIKTEEITRYMGTEDFIDEAAIEKALQDNHNPDSCRVKDILKKSLAIETLDLDQTAALLNVQDKDLWDEIFLTAALVKKKVYDNRIVTFAPMYCSNYCINNCAYCGFKSDNSIERKKLSFDQIREETKVLAGEIGHKRLVTVYGEHPYSDVNYIAGTLEAIYSVKVKTKKGVGQIRRVNVNCAPLSIDDLKILKKSGIGTYQVFQETYHHKTYQNLHPASTIKGNYHRRLYCMHRALDAGIDDVGIGVLFGLYDWRFEVMGLLCHARDLERCFNGIGPHTVSFPRLEPAMNALSISESSYKVSDEDFKRLVAVIRLAIPYAGMIITARESSKIRREVIPIGCTQTDASTRIGIGAYSKRSFGQKEDRQQFLLGDIRTLDEVIAELAQMGYITSFCTAGYRCGRTGGCIMELLRSGKEGEFCKLNAILTFREWLDDFATPQTKAVGEAVIVKEIGEVKNRLPSFYPKLIEYYKKIESGERDIYF; encoded by the coding sequence ATGATTAAAACAGAAGAAATTACCCGTTATATGGGGACAGAAGATTTTATTGATGAAGCTGCCATAGAGAAGGCGTTGCAGGATAATCATAATCCCGATTCTTGCAGGGTAAAAGATATTCTAAAGAAATCATTAGCTATAGAAACTCTTGATTTAGACCAAACAGCAGCGTTATTAAATGTCCAAGATAAGGATTTGTGGGATGAGATTTTTTTAACTGCGGCTTTGGTAAAAAAGAAAGTATACGATAATCGTATCGTAACTTTTGCGCCGATGTATTGTAGTAATTATTGTATCAACAATTGCGCGTATTGCGGCTTTAAAAGCGATAACTCCATTGAAAGAAAGAAACTTTCATTTGACCAAATACGCGAGGAAACAAAGGTTTTGGCGGGTGAAATAGGCCATAAGCGCCTGGTTACGGTTTACGGTGAGCATCCTTATTCGGATGTTAACTATATCGCGGGTACGCTTGAGGCAATCTATTCAGTAAAAGTTAAAACCAAGAAAGGGGTTGGCCAAATTCGCCGGGTGAATGTGAATTGCGCTCCTCTTTCAATAGATGATCTTAAAATATTAAAAAAATCCGGTATTGGCACGTATCAGGTATTTCAGGAAACATACCATCATAAGACATATCAAAATCTTCATCCCGCCTCTACTATAAAAGGGAATTACCATCGGCGGCTTTATTGTATGCATCGGGCTTTGGACGCGGGTATTGATGATGTGGGTATTGGTGTTTTATTTGGTTTATACGATTGGAGATTTGAAGTGATGGGGCTGCTCTGCCATGCCCGTGATTTAGAAAGGTGTTTTAATGGTATCGGGCCACACACAGTTTCTTTTCCGCGGCTTGAGCCTGCAATGAATGCTTTGTCTATCTCTGAATCTTCATATAAAGTTTCAGATGAAGATTTTAAACGCCTTGTCGCGGTGATTCGGCTTGCTATACCTTACGCAGGCATGATTATTACCGCTCGGGAGAGTTCAAAGATTAGGCGTGAAGTAATTCCAATCGGGTGCACGCAAACCGACGCGTCCACGCGTATCGGGATAGGCGCATATAGTAAAAGATCTTTCGGGCAAAAAGAAGACCGGCAACAGTTTTTATTAGGAGATATTCGCACACTTGATGAAGTTATCGCGGAGCTGGCACAGATGGGATACATCACATCTTTTTGTACTGCCGGATATCGTTGTGGCAGGACGGGAGGATGTATTATGGAGCTTTTACGTTCCGGAAAAGAAGGCGAATTTTGTAAATTAAACGCGATACTTACATTTAGGGAATGGCTTGATGATTTTGCGACGCCGCAGACGAAAGCGGTTGGTGAGGCAGTTATTGTTAAAGAAATAGGCGAGGTGAAGAATCGTTTGCCATCGTTTTATCCAAAACTTATTGAATATTATAAAAAGATTGAAAGTGGAGAGAGGGATATTTATTTTTAA
- a CDS encoding ATP-binding protein, whose translation MKQIVVISGKGGTGKTVITGAFAALAKNHVMADCDVDAADLHLLLQPKIKERHDFRSGLSAVIDKKVCQQCGKCIAACRFNAISDGFVIDHVSCEGCGFCSHICPVGAIKMEENLAGEWFISETRFGPMVHAKLGIAQENSGKLVSLVRKQVKELAEKNNCDWVIIDGAPGIGCPVIASLSGIDCAVVVTEPTLSGLHDALRVIEVTKHFNVPSRLVINKYDLNPDMSEKIEDHCAKNGISLIGKVRFDKTVVEAMVEGKTIMEYKDTPVKDEIRGIWEKLQV comes from the coding sequence ATGAAACAAATTGTAGTTATCAGCGGAAAAGGTGGCACGGGTAAAACCGTGATCACCGGAGCGTTTGCGGCTTTGGCGAAGAATCATGTTATGGCTGATTGTGATGTGGATGCCGCGGATCTGCATTTATTGTTACAACCAAAAATCAAAGAACGCCATGATTTCAGAAGCGGACTAAGTGCTGTAATTGATAAGAAAGTCTGTCAGCAATGCGGGAAGTGTATAGCAGCTTGTAGGTTTAATGCTATAAGTGATGGTTTTGTGATTGATCATGTTTCTTGCGAAGGTTGTGGTTTTTGCAGCCATATTTGCCCGGTTGGCGCTATAAAGATGGAAGAGAATCTTGCGGGAGAATGGTTTATTTCCGAGACTCGCTTTGGGCCTATGGTACACGCTAAGCTTGGGATTGCCCAAGAGAATTCAGGAAAACTTGTTTCTTTGGTGAGAAAGCAGGTAAAAGAGCTGGCAGAGAAGAATAATTGCGATTGGGTAATTATTGACGGCGCTCCGGGTATAGGATGTCCTGTTATTGCTTCACTTTCTGGAATTGATTGCGCGGTAGTAGTAACTGAGCCTACGTTATCCGGTTTGCATGATGCTTTAAGGGTTATAGAAGTAACCAAGCATTTTAATGTTCCCTCGCGGCTAGTAATTAATAAATATGATTTAAACCCGGATATGTCAGAAAAAATAGAAGATCATTGCGCAAAAAACGGGATTTCGTTAATCGGTAAAGTCAGGTTTGATAAAACAGTGGTAGAGGCCATGGTTGAGGGTAAGACGATTATGGAATACAAGGATACGCCAGTTAAGGATGAGATTCGCGGCATTTGGGAAAAACTACAGGTTTAA
- a CDS encoding iron-sulfur cluster assembly scaffold protein, protein MENKSNKEESFGYPKEVIKLLNDPKFFGRMNDPTSSSYLKGPCGDAMEFCLVIEDKRITDIKYYTDGCGATRACAAMAAHLAYGKTINEALAISAGEVIKQLKGLPADHLHCSILSVSTLYRAIADYLLKK, encoded by the coding sequence ATGGAAAACAAGAGTAATAAAGAAGAATCCTTTGGTTACCCTAAAGAGGTTATTAAGCTTTTGAATGATCCAAAGTTTTTTGGCAGAATGAACGATCCCACAAGTTCGTCATATTTAAAAGGGCCTTGCGGGGACGCGATGGAGTTCTGTTTGGTGATTGAAGATAAAAGGATTACCGATATTAAATATTACACAGATGGATGCGGCGCCACAAGGGCATGCGCTGCAATGGCCGCGCATTTGGCTTATGGCAAAACTATCAATGAAGCATTAGCTATTTCAGCGGGAGAGGTGATTAAACAACTGAAGGGTTTACCCGCAGATCACTTGCACTGTTCGATACTTTCTGTAAGCACTCTTTACAGGGCAATCGCGGATTATTTATTAAAAAAGTAA
- a CDS encoding FAD-dependent oxidoreductase, with the protein MNKKTDILIIGAGPAGVVCAVTARKYYPDKSITVIKDIADGVIPCGIPYMFASLSNPDENKLGMASLEKNNIEVAIDAAVSINRKDRIVDSANKIQYSYEKLVLAIGSMPLILPIKGVDKQGVYPINKEMGYLKNVIEQIKRCKNVLVIGGGFIGVEFADELSKLKGIKVTLVEMLPHLLANSFDPEFSQIAQIRLKEKGVDVLTNTQVEEIIGQDKVEKVRFSDGKEIPIEGVILGVGSKPNVKLAVDAGLELGSCKGILTDEYMRVSVDADIFAIGDCACKRDFYTRKAISVMLASTATAEARIAGANLYQIKVIRENKGTIAIYSTYIDGLVLGSAGLTEKTAREENFEIVVCSIDGVDKHPALLPGAHKGKIKLIFSKQSGIILGGQVSCGMSCAQMINIIGIAIQKRMSATELETLQVATHPYLTSAPTMYPIILAAQDVYGKI; encoded by the coding sequence ATGAATAAAAAGACAGACATATTAATTATCGGCGCCGGGCCCGCAGGAGTGGTTTGCGCGGTAACTGCAAGAAAATATTATCCTGATAAGAGCATTACGGTGATCAAAGATATTGCGGATGGAGTAATTCCTTGCGGGATTCCTTATATGTTTGCCAGCTTAAGTAATCCTGATGAGAATAAACTAGGGATGGCATCTTTGGAAAAGAACAATATTGAAGTAGCTATTGATGCAGCTGTAAGTATAAACAGAAAAGATAGAATAGTAGATTCGGCAAATAAAATTCAATATTCCTACGAAAAGTTAGTTTTGGCAATTGGTTCAATGCCTTTAATCTTACCCATTAAAGGGGTAGATAAACAAGGGGTATATCCAATAAATAAAGAAATGGGATATTTAAAGAACGTTATAGAACAGATTAAACGCTGTAAAAATGTTTTAGTGATCGGAGGAGGATTTATCGGTGTTGAGTTTGCTGATGAGCTTTCCAAATTAAAAGGAATAAAGGTTACCTTAGTAGAAATGCTGCCGCATTTACTGGCTAACTCATTTGATCCAGAATTTTCGCAGATAGCCCAAATACGTTTAAAGGAAAAAGGAGTTGATGTCCTAACTAATACCCAGGTTGAAGAAATAATCGGCCAAGATAAAGTTGAAAAGGTGAGATTTAGTGATGGTAAAGAGATACCTATTGAGGGGGTAATCCTTGGTGTCGGCTCAAAGCCGAATGTAAAACTAGCCGTAGATGCCGGATTAGAACTGGGGTCTTGTAAGGGTATTTTAACTGATGAGTATATGCGTGTTTCGGTTGATGCGGATATTTTCGCGATTGGAGATTGTGCTTGTAAAAGGGATTTTTATACCCGGAAAGCCATTTCAGTGATGCTGGCGTCTACCGCTACGGCCGAAGCCAGAATCGCGGGAGCTAATCTTTATCAGATAAAAGTTATCCGTGAGAACAAGGGGACAATTGCCATATATTCGACATATATTGACGGCTTGGTTTTGGGTTCAGCGGGGCTTACCGAAAAAACTGCCCGGGAAGAGAATTTTGAAATTGTCGTTTGTAGCATAGACGGCGTCGATAAACATCCCGCTTTATTACCGGGGGCACACAAGGGTAAAATCAAGCTGATTTTCTCTAAACAGTCCGGTATTATTTTAGGAGGCCAGGTCAGCTGTGGTATGTCTTGCGCGCAAATGATTAATATAATCGGTATTGCTATCCAGAAGCGTATGTCGGCAACGGAGCTAGAGACTTTGCAGGTAGCCACGCATCCTTATTTAACCAGCGCGCCGACGATGTACCCGATTATTTTAGCTGCTCAGGATGTGTACGGGAAGATATAG
- a CDS encoding class I SAM-dependent methyltransferase produces the protein MDKEVLENYKIYLERKKLYQSFGYDVEKERDFILAQAKPLHGKILEAGTGKGNFALALAKAGYSFVTFDISAVEQRFAKLNIAHFGFQKQVDFRIENGEHTSFSEGSFDTVFSVNVLHHLRNPYQVFNELIRLLSQNGKLILADFTEEGLKIMDKIHALEGNKHEVGKTKLTDAEAYLREKCFLVRSIQSMYQHVLIASKDLNKINDHFNC, from the coding sequence TTGGATAAGGAAGTTCTTGAGAATTATAAAATATATCTTGAAAGAAAAAAGCTTTATCAAAGTTTTGGCTATGATGTAGAAAAGGAAAGAGATTTTATCCTAGCTCAGGCGAAGCCTCTCCATGGGAAAATTCTTGAGGCTGGAACTGGTAAGGGGAATTTTGCGCTCGCTTTGGCTAAGGCAGGGTATTCTTTTGTTACCTTTGATATATCCGCGGTTGAGCAGCGTTTCGCAAAACTAAATATAGCGCATTTTGGTTTCCAAAAGCAGGTAGATTTTAGGATTGAAAACGGCGAACATACCAGTTTTTCTGAAGGCAGTTTTGACACAGTCTTTTCTGTAAATGTCCTCCATCATCTGCGCAATCCTTATCAAGTGTTTAATGAGTTAATTAGGCTGCTTTCACAAAATGGAAAATTAATCTTAGCTGACTTTACCGAAGAAGGTTTAAAAATTATGGATAAGATCCACGCTCTTGAAGGCAATAAGCATGAAGTGGGTAAAACTAAATTAACAGATGCCGAGGCCTATTTAAGGGAAAAATGTTTTTTAGTAAGGAGTATCCAAAGTATGTATCAGCATGTATTAATTGCAAGCAAAGACTTAAATAAAATAAATGATCATTTCAATTGCTAG
- a CDS encoding Mrp/NBP35 family ATP-binding protein — MNEQNLMEQEKQLKEKMSRIKYPLIVMSGKGGVGKTTVAVNLAYALSLSGNSVGILDIDLHGPNIAKMLGVEDRTIFSCEFGIEPVLVSANLKAVSIALSGYNPDQPIIWRGPAKAAVIRQFLSDVNWGDLDYLVIDSPPGTGDEPLSACQLIPNVSGIIIVTTPQDVAILDARKSVLFAQEIKIPVIGIIENMSGFICPHCHGQTDIFKKGGGEKAAQGLKVPFLGEVPFQPEFVEFGDKGTPFVSFQEKSKAAEAFMGIVDKIKEFVER; from the coding sequence ATGAATGAGCAAAATTTAATGGAGCAGGAAAAACAGCTTAAAGAAAAGATGTCTAGAATTAAGTATCCTCTTATCGTCATGAGCGGTAAAGGCGGGGTGGGAAAGACAACGGTGGCGGTTAATCTTGCGTATGCACTTTCACTCTCCGGTAATTCGGTGGGTATTTTAGATATTGATCTTCACGGGCCTAATATTGCGAAAATGCTGGGAGTAGAAGACCGAACAATCTTTTCTTGTGAATTTGGGATAGAGCCCGTTTTAGTGAGCGCAAATCTTAAAGCGGTGAGTATCGCTCTTTCAGGCTACAATCCTGATCAGCCGATAATTTGGCGTGGGCCTGCCAAAGCCGCGGTGATCCGGCAATTTTTGAGCGATGTGAACTGGGGTGATTTAGATTATCTAGTTATTGATTCGCCTCCCGGAACAGGAGATGAGCCTTTAAGCGCTTGTCAGCTTATTCCCAATGTAAGTGGGATTATTATTGTAACTACGCCGCAGGATGTCGCTATACTTGATGCGCGTAAAAGCGTTCTGTTCGCTCAGGAAATAAAAATACCGGTAATCGGTATAATTGAAAATATGAGTGGGTTTATTTGTCCGCATTGCCATGGCCAAACAGATATTTTTAAAAAAGGTGGCGGCGAGAAAGCTGCGCAAGGATTAAAAGTCCCGTTTTTGGGGGAAGTGCCGTTTCAACCGGAATTTGTTGAGTTTGGGGATAAGGGAACACCGTTTGTTTCTTTCCAAGAGAAATCAAAAGCCGCTGAGGCGTTTATGGGTATTGTGGATAAAATAAAAGAATTTGTCGAAAGATAG
- a CDS encoding ATP-binding protein, whose amino-acid sequence MIISIASGKGGTGKTTVAVNLALSIDNVQFLDCDVEEPNAHIFLKPVIKKQNKAYIPVPEIDDSKCVYCGKCAKVCVYNAIAVLPGQGGKKGTTLVFAHLCHGCGACSALCPEKAIKEVNREIGVVEIGSCGKIEFIHGLLNIGEAMSPPLIRQVKEHINPKKTVIIDAPPGTSCPVVTSVKGSDFCVLVTEPTPFGLNDLILAVEVLRKLKIPFGVVINRSDLGNNKTEEYCKQENIPVLMRIPFKREIAMAYSKGEPIVQAFPEYKKDFQGLFNIIRDGKFS is encoded by the coding sequence ATGATCATTTCAATTGCTAGCGGTAAAGGTGGCACGGGTAAAACTACTGTCGCGGTTAATTTGGCGTTATCCATTGATAACGTGCAGTTTCTTGACTGTGACGTTGAAGAACCTAACGCCCACATTTTTTTAAAACCGGTAATCAAAAAGCAAAATAAAGCCTATATCCCTGTTCCGGAAATTGATGATTCAAAATGCGTTTATTGCGGTAAATGCGCTAAGGTTTGTGTTTATAACGCAATAGCGGTACTCCCCGGCCAAGGTGGGAAAAAAGGAACTACTTTGGTATTCGCGCATTTATGCCATGGCTGCGGCGCCTGCAGCGCTCTTTGCCCTGAAAAGGCAATAAAAGAAGTAAACAGAGAAATTGGGGTAGTTGAGATAGGTAGTTGCGGCAAAATAGAATTTATTCATGGTTTGCTTAATATAGGCGAAGCAATGTCTCCGCCGCTTATCCGCCAGGTTAAAGAACATATTAATCCTAAGAAAACCGTTATCATTGATGCTCCTCCGGGCACGTCTTGTCCGGTAGTTACTTCCGTTAAGGGGAGTGATTTTTGCGTATTAGTTACTGAGCCCACGCCTTTTGGTTTGAATGACCTGATTTTAGCGGTTGAGGTTTTGAGAAAATTAAAGATCCCCTTTGGGGTAGTCATCAACCGCTCGGATTTAGGAAATAATAAAACGGAAGAATATTGTAAGCAAGAAAATATCCCCGTCTTGATGAGAATACCGTTTAAAAGAGAAATAGCCATGGCCTATTCAAAGGGAGAACCTATTGTTCAGGCATTCCCAGAATATAAAAAAGATTTCCAGGGACTTTTTAATATAATTAGAGATGGAAAATTTAGTTAA